A stretch of the Papaver somniferum cultivar HN1 chromosome 6, ASM357369v1, whole genome shotgun sequence genome encodes the following:
- the LOC113290768 gene encoding thioredoxin O2, mitochondrial-like: MARNSSSALLRSLLRSPDETLVFFCFNLCSSLFFPLFLFSSSIFCSSSSSSASNFVVINSEQGFNSSLKKAQDDNLPAIFYFTAVWCPPCKLISPIIESLSKKYPHVMTFKVDIDQEEIRKKLEELNIMSVPTIHFFQNGKKADEMVGADVARLNQIVERLYSTKN; encoded by the exons ATGGCGAGAAATTCATCATCAGCACTACTTCGAAGTCTTCTTCGTTCTC CAGATGAAACCCTTGTCTTCTTTTGCTTCAACTTGTGTTCCTCTCTTTTCTTCCCTCTATTTCTCTTCAGCAGCTCGATCttctgttcttcttcatcatcta GTGCATCTAATTTTGTCGTTATCAACTCAGAACAAGGGTTTAACAGTTCTCTCAAGAAAGCTCAAG ATGATAACTTGCCGGCAATCTTCTACTTCACTGCTGTCTGGTGTCCTCCAT GCAAACTAATTTCTCCCATCATTGAAAGTTTAAGCAAGAAATATCCACACGTGATGACCTTCAAAGTCGACATTGATCAG GAGGAAATCCGGAAGAAATTAGAGGAACTGAATATTATGTCTGTG CCAACAATTCACTTCTTTCAAAACGGGAAAAAGGCTGACGAAATGGTGGGTGCAGATGTTGCACGACTGAACCAAATTGTGGAAAGGCTTTACAGCACCAAGAACTAA